A single genomic interval of Camelina sativa cultivar DH55 chromosome 11, Cs, whole genome shotgun sequence harbors:
- the LOC104723743 gene encoding CBL-interacting serine/threonine-protein kinase 4-like, which produces MESPSSKSSEKPTGTVLLGKYELGRRLGSGSFAKVHVARSISTGELVAIKIIDKKRTIDAAMEPRIIREIEAMRRLQNHPNVLKIHEVMATKSKIYLVVEYAAGGELFTNLVRFGRLNESAARRYFQQLASALSFCHRDGIAHRDVKPQNLLLDKNGNLKVCDFGLSALPEHRSCNGLLHTACGTPAYTAPEVIAQRGYDGAKADAWSCGVFLFVLLAGYVPFDDSNIVAMYRKIHKREYRFPSWISKPARSIIYKLLDPNPETRMSIEAVTETAWFQKSLEVQSNVIELDRFLEKEAKSSDAVTAFDLISLSSGLDLSGLFERRKRKEKRFTAKVSAEGVVEKAEMIGEKLGFRVEKKDEAKVVGLGKGRTAVVVEVVELAEGLVIAEVKVAEGEEEEEESHWSELIVELEEIVHSWHN; this is translated from the coding sequence ATGGAATCTCCATCCTCAAAATCATCGGAGAAACCAACAGGGACAGTTCTTCTCGGGAAATACGAACTCGGTCGTCGACTCGGAAGCGGAAGCTTCGCTAAAGTCCATGTAGCTCGTTCGATCTCCACCGGCGAACTCGTAGCTATCAAAATCATCGACAAGAAAAGAACCATCGACGCAGCTATGGAGCCGAGGATCATCCGAGAGATCGAAGCGATGCGTCGTCTCCAAAACCACCCGAACGTCCTCAAAATCCACGAGGTCATGGCCACTAAATCCAAGATCTACCTCGTCGTCGAATACGCCGCCGGAGGCGAGCTCTTCACCAACCTCGTCCGATTCGGTCGGCTGAACGAATCGGCGGCGCGTCGTTACTTCCAGCAGCTTGCCTCCGCGCTTAGCTTCTGCCACCGCGACGGGATCGCTCATCGCGACGTGAAGCCGCAGAATCTCCTCTTGGACAAGAACGGGAACCTCAAGGTATGCGACTTCGGTTTATCCGCTTTGCCGGAGCACCGTAGCTGTAACGGGTTGCTTCACACAGCTTGTGGAACCCCAGCTTACACAGCGCCGGAAGTGATTGCTCAGAGAGGTTACGACGGTGCTAAAGCTGATGCGTGGTCGTGTGGTgtgtttctctttgttcttcttgcaGGTTATGTTCCTTTTGATGATTCCAACATTGTTGCGATGTACCGGAAGATTCATAAAAGAGAGTACCGGTTCCCGAGCTGGATCTCTAAACCGGCTCGGTCTATCATCTATAAATTGCTTGATCCGAATCCGGAGACGAGGATGAGTATCGAAGCTGTGACTGAAACGGCTTGGTTTCAAAAGTCTCTTGAGGTTCAGTCTAACGTGATTGAGTTGGATCGGTTTCTTGAGAAAGAGGCGAAGTCGAGCGATGCGGTTACGGCCTTTGATTTGATCTCGTTGTCATCGGGATTGGATCTTTCGGGGTTGTtcgagaggaggaagaggaaggagaagaggttTACTGCGAAAGTGTCAGCGGAAGGAGTGGTGGAGAAGGCAGAGATGATAGGCGAaaagttagggtttagagttgAGAAGAAGGACGAGGCTAAGGTGGTTGGATTGGGAAAAGGAAGAACTGCTGTGGTGGTTGAGGTGGTGGAGCTGGCGGAGGGGTTGGTTATTGCGGAGGTGAAGGTGGCTGAAggtgaagaggaggaggaggagtctcATTGGTCGGAGCTAATTGTAGAGCTTGAGGAGATTGTGCACTCATGGCACAACTGA